A genomic segment from Amycolatopsis camponoti encodes:
- the merB gene encoding organomercurial lyase produces the protein MTTSQTDRVAAARLAWAALKLTRAGRHPVSVDRLAATVGVAPVEARRLVELIGFTLHRDLVSTGPAPRGAHHRLQPAEGTLGAGPDGTVDMFLLAIATGERVHAAATCPVTGTRIQIELTAHAIVQADPPTAVVAAVDLGFGLERADAMACAGQPFFASASAAAGWVVTHPGGRIYQVGAYLAQAHRLVAALEARPKYVL, from the coding sequence ATGACGACCTCGCAGACCGACCGGGTCGCGGCCGCCCGGCTCGCGTGGGCCGCCCTGAAGCTGACCCGGGCCGGCCGGCACCCCGTGAGCGTCGACCGGCTGGCCGCGACCGTCGGCGTCGCCCCGGTCGAGGCGCGCCGGCTCGTCGAGCTGATCGGCTTCACCCTGCACCGCGACCTCGTCAGCACCGGACCCGCGCCGCGCGGGGCCCACCACCGGCTCCAGCCGGCCGAAGGCACCCTCGGCGCCGGCCCCGACGGCACCGTCGACATGTTCCTGCTGGCCATCGCCACCGGCGAGCGCGTGCACGCCGCCGCGACCTGCCCGGTCACCGGCACGCGCATCCAGATCGAGCTCACCGCGCACGCGATCGTGCAGGCCGACCCGCCGACGGCCGTCGTCGCCGCCGTCGACCTGGGCTTCGGCCTCGAACGCGCCGACGCGATGGCGTGCGCCGGCCAGCCCTTCTTCGCCTCCGCCTCGGCGGCCGCCGGCTGGGTCGTCACCCACCCCGGCGGGCGGATCTACCAGGTCGGCGCCTACCTGGCCCAGGCCCACCGGCTGGTCGCCGCGCTGGAGGCCCGCCCGAAGTACGTGCTCTGA
- a CDS encoding phosphotransferase, giving the protein MTVDTSSTGDAGVGAGAEHLAVAAAVAAGESVLSRRFGSAITLVAPEDLAGSGPATVVRARVVSSSFALPRTLVIKHYPDQPSSGADPFAQEAVSYQLFTALAPDERMCPELLAHDGRDRVLVLEDLGRTPTLEDKLYARDSRAAERALLSWARSLGRLHASTAGREADFNALLRRLGGPAKTDPGDGDELGSRVPAVIQERLGIPAPDEVLAQVAAAREQADSAGFRAFSPVELSPDNNLVTGESVRFLDFEYGCVRSVLVDAAHLRLPFASWPDALALPAGMSEAMIAAWRAEVVAVWPALADDEALAAHLTSSELLRVWLITGEELGSLDLSRHAAPVSREAALVTWWRDLARHAGYVRMTAVSEFAARVAAALAARLGPHADLAFYPAFR; this is encoded by the coding sequence ATGACAGTCGACACCTCCTCCACCGGCGATGCTGGGGTCGGGGCAGGAGCCGAGCACCTTGCCGTCGCCGCGGCCGTCGCGGCGGGCGAGTCCGTTCTTTCGCGCCGGTTCGGCAGTGCGATCACGCTGGTCGCGCCCGAAGACCTCGCGGGGAGCGGGCCGGCCACGGTGGTCCGGGCGAGGGTGGTGTCGTCGTCCTTCGCGCTGCCGCGCACGCTCGTCATCAAGCACTACCCCGACCAGCCGTCCTCGGGTGCCGACCCGTTCGCCCAGGAGGCGGTCAGCTACCAGCTGTTCACGGCGCTGGCGCCGGACGAGCGGATGTGCCCGGAGCTGCTGGCCCACGACGGCCGAGACCGGGTGCTGGTGCTGGAGGACCTGGGCCGCACGCCGACGCTGGAGGACAAGCTCTACGCCCGCGACTCCCGCGCGGCCGAGCGCGCGCTGCTGTCGTGGGCCCGTTCCCTGGGTCGGCTGCACGCGAGCACGGCGGGGCGCGAAGCCGACTTCAACGCGCTGCTGCGGCGGCTGGGAGGCCCGGCGAAGACCGACCCCGGCGACGGCGACGAACTGGGCTCACGGGTGCCGGCGGTGATCCAGGAGCGGCTGGGCATCCCGGCGCCGGACGAGGTCCTCGCGCAGGTGGCGGCGGCGCGGGAGCAGGCTGATTCGGCCGGCTTTCGCGCGTTCAGCCCGGTGGAACTGAGCCCGGACAACAACCTGGTGACGGGCGAGAGCGTCCGGTTCCTCGACTTCGAGTACGGCTGCGTCCGGTCGGTCCTGGTCGACGCGGCGCACCTGAGGCTCCCGTTCGCGAGCTGGCCGGACGCGCTGGCCCTCCCGGCGGGCATGAGCGAGGCGATGATCGCGGCGTGGCGCGCGGAGGTGGTGGCGGTCTGGCCGGCCCTGGCCGACGACGAGGCACTGGCCGCGCACCTGACGAGCAGCGAGCTGCTGCGGGTGTGGCTGATCACGGGGGAGGAGCTGGGCTCGCTGGACCTGTCCCGCCACGCGGCCCCGGTGAGCCGCGAGGCGGCGCTGGTGACGTGGTGGCGCGACTTGGCGAGGCACGCGGGGTACGTCCGGATGACGGCGGTATCGGAGTTCGCGGCCCGGGTGGCGGCGGCATTGGCGGCGCGGCTGGGTCCGCATGCCGACCTGGCTTTTTATCCGGCTTTTCGCTGA
- a CDS encoding intein-containing Rv2578c family radical SAM protein — MRWDRQRAGEGEPALPGLEGLVRSVRSPEFDGVTFHEVHARSVLNKVPAGSGVPFGWTVNPYRGCSHACTYCLEGGTKILLADGRTRALSELKVGDEIYGTRGHGASRRLVPTRVEAHWTTLRAAYRVTLEDGTRLVAGGDHRFLTSKGWKHVTGTKFGAAQRPHLEPGAELIGVGRFEPTPDETLGYRAGYLCGMLRSGGFAAEPDAATRALEYLPDFGASVGFLKVPPEPDAHWQRGFLAGLFDIAGDYGRGVLAVAHDEPEIVEAFAGALTRFGFAHQIDEVPKFPARQEVRLLGGTAEVLRFLHVSNPAVGWKRSLDGAVIGASRRRVEAIEPLGLQLPLFDITTGTGDFIADGMVSHNCFARNTHTYLDFDAGHDFDTQVVVKVNAPEVLAAQLKRPSWRREHVAMGTNTDPYQRAEGRYRLMPGIITALARSGMPLSVLTKGTVLARDLPLLQDVSADVPVSLAVSIALLDRELQHRLEPGTPSPQARLELVRKARDAGLPCSVLVAPVLPWLTDSAEALDALFARLAEVGATSATVIPLHLRPGAREWFGRWLAGAYPALVPRYRELYARGSYVRKAYRERLGERVAPLLRRHGLAPKTGYEARSPEPLPEPPPEAPVVEQLRLL, encoded by the coding sequence GTGCGATGGGATCGGCAGCGAGCGGGGGAGGGTGAGCCGGCACTGCCCGGGCTGGAAGGCCTGGTGCGGTCCGTGCGGTCACCGGAGTTCGACGGCGTCACCTTTCACGAGGTGCACGCCCGCTCGGTGCTGAACAAGGTGCCCGCCGGGTCCGGGGTGCCCTTCGGCTGGACCGTCAACCCCTACCGCGGCTGCTCCCACGCCTGCACCTACTGCCTCGAAGGCGGCACCAAGATCCTGCTGGCGGACGGCCGCACCCGGGCGCTGTCCGAGCTGAAGGTCGGCGACGAGATCTACGGCACCCGCGGCCACGGCGCGTCCCGGCGGCTGGTGCCGACCCGGGTCGAAGCCCACTGGACGACCCTGCGCGCCGCCTACCGGGTGACGCTCGAAGACGGCACCCGGCTCGTCGCCGGCGGCGACCACCGGTTCCTCACGAGCAAGGGCTGGAAGCACGTCACCGGCACCAAGTTCGGCGCCGCGCAACGCCCGCACCTGGAGCCCGGCGCCGAACTGATCGGCGTCGGCCGGTTCGAGCCCACGCCGGACGAAACGCTCGGGTACCGCGCCGGCTACCTCTGCGGGATGCTGCGCTCCGGCGGGTTCGCCGCGGAACCGGACGCCGCCACGCGCGCCCTCGAGTACCTGCCCGACTTCGGGGCGTCCGTCGGGTTCCTCAAGGTGCCGCCGGAGCCGGACGCGCACTGGCAGCGCGGGTTCCTCGCCGGCCTCTTCGACATCGCGGGCGACTACGGCCGCGGCGTCCTCGCCGTCGCCCACGACGAACCGGAGATCGTCGAGGCCTTCGCCGGCGCGCTCACCCGCTTCGGCTTCGCGCACCAGATCGACGAGGTGCCGAAGTTCCCCGCCCGCCAGGAGGTCCGGCTGCTCGGCGGCACGGCCGAGGTACTGCGGTTCCTGCACGTGAGCAACCCGGCCGTCGGGTGGAAGCGGTCGCTGGACGGCGCGGTGATCGGCGCGAGCCGCCGCCGCGTCGAGGCGATCGAGCCGCTGGGCCTGCAGCTGCCGCTGTTCGACATCACCACCGGCACCGGCGACTTCATCGCCGACGGCATGGTGTCCCACAACTGCTTCGCCCGGAACACCCACACGTACCTGGACTTCGACGCGGGCCACGACTTCGACACCCAGGTGGTGGTGAAGGTCAACGCCCCGGAGGTGCTGGCGGCGCAGCTGAAACGGCCGTCGTGGCGGCGGGAGCACGTCGCGATGGGCACGAACACGGACCCGTACCAGCGCGCGGAGGGCCGCTACCGGCTGATGCCGGGGATCATCACGGCGCTGGCCCGCTCCGGCATGCCGTTGTCGGTGCTGACGAAGGGCACCGTGCTGGCGCGCGACCTGCCGCTGCTGCAGGACGTCTCCGCCGACGTGCCGGTCAGCCTGGCGGTGTCGATCGCCCTGCTCGACCGCGAGCTGCAGCACCGCCTCGAACCCGGCACGCCGAGCCCGCAGGCTCGGCTGGAGCTGGTCCGCAAGGCCCGCGACGCCGGGCTGCCGTGCTCGGTGCTGGTGGCGCCGGTGCTGCCGTGGCTGACGGACTCGGCCGAAGCCCTCGACGCGCTGTTCGCCCGGCTGGCCGAGGTGGGGGCGACGAGCGCGACGGTGATCCCGCTGCACCTGCGCCCGGGCGCGCGGGAATGGTTCGGCCGCTGGCTGGCGGGCGCGTACCCGGCGCTCGTGCCGCGGTACCGGGAGCTGTACGCGCGGGGGAGCTACGTCCGGAAGGCGTACCGGGAGCGGCTCGGGGAGCGGGTGGCCCCGTTGCTGCGCCGGCACGGGCTGGCCCCGAAGACGGGGTACGAGGCCCGGAGCCCGGAGCCGCTGCCCGAGCCGCCACCGGAGGCGCCGGTCGTGGAGCAGCTCCGCCTCCTCTGA
- a CDS encoding cytochrome P450 — MTTTQADTWGLHESQFWLRGKQPGERVHHAAELGFWNVYGHPEAEEVLRDPATYSSDTTRLVPKDMMPDIDLEEMQAGNLLQLDPPLHNKMRKLVSRAFTPKVVADLEPRIAAVTHEMLDAAGGDGRLELVEDLAYPLPVIVIAELLGVPASDRHLFKGWVDKLFDSSEQFSLKEQSKGRQEAVEKSLEGQQALVEYLGQHVDERRKQPREDLLTKLVEAEVDGEKLTRNEVVNFANVLLLAGHITTTMLLGNAVLCLDTHREWDERVRADRALVPPVIEESLRYLSPFAAVARATTREVELGGTTVPADQMLMVWVAAANRDDRVFAEPDTFNPLRDPNPHLAFGRGIHFCIGAPLARLEGRVALNILFDRYPALRTIPDEPPKFQINPNMTGVRELPLTTA; from the coding sequence ATGACCACCACACAAGCGGACACCTGGGGACTCCACGAATCCCAGTTCTGGCTGCGGGGGAAGCAGCCCGGGGAGCGCGTGCACCACGCGGCCGAGCTCGGGTTCTGGAACGTCTACGGGCACCCGGAGGCCGAAGAGGTCCTGCGCGACCCGGCGACGTACTCCTCGGACACCACCCGGCTGGTGCCGAAGGACATGATGCCCGACATCGACCTCGAGGAGATGCAGGCGGGCAACCTGCTGCAGCTGGACCCGCCGCTGCACAACAAGATGCGCAAGCTCGTCAGCCGGGCGTTCACGCCGAAGGTCGTCGCGGACCTGGAGCCGCGCATCGCGGCGGTGACGCACGAGATGCTCGACGCGGCGGGCGGCGACGGCCGGCTCGAGCTGGTCGAAGACCTCGCCTACCCGTTGCCGGTGATCGTCATCGCGGAGCTGCTGGGGGTCCCCGCGAGCGACCGGCACCTGTTCAAGGGCTGGGTGGACAAGCTGTTCGACTCCTCGGAGCAGTTCTCGCTGAAGGAGCAGTCCAAGGGGCGGCAGGAGGCGGTCGAGAAGTCCCTGGAAGGGCAGCAGGCCCTCGTCGAGTACCTGGGGCAGCACGTCGACGAACGGCGCAAGCAGCCCCGCGAGGACCTGCTGACGAAGCTCGTCGAAGCCGAAGTCGACGGGGAGAAGCTGACCCGCAACGAGGTCGTCAACTTCGCCAACGTCCTGCTGCTGGCCGGGCACATCACCACCACGATGCTGCTCGGCAACGCGGTGCTGTGCCTGGACACGCACCGCGAGTGGGACGAGCGCGTGCGCGCCGACCGGGCGCTGGTGCCGCCGGTGATCGAGGAGTCGCTGCGGTACCTGTCGCCGTTCGCGGCGGTGGCCCGCGCGACGACGCGCGAGGTCGAATTGGGCGGCACGACCGTGCCGGCGGACCAGATGCTGATGGTCTGGGTCGCGGCGGCCAACCGGGACGACCGGGTGTTCGCCGAGCCGGACACGTTCAACCCGCTCCGCGACCCCAACCCGCACCTCGCGTTCGGCCGCGGGATCCACTTCTGCATCGGAGCACCGCTCGCGCGGCTCGAAGGGCGGGTGGCGCTGAACATCCTGTTCGACCGCTACCCGGCGCTGCGCACGATCCCGGACGAGCCGCCGAAGTTCCAGATCAACCCGAACATGACGGGGGTGCGGGAGCTGCCGCTCACCACGGCGTGA
- a CDS encoding DUF389 domain-containing protein has protein sequence MLHLRAVCPPDKTAEALDILRAHAGTAHLIVHRGAAVSPEGDLVEADIAREAADEILEALCVLELDHTGGITLESLDTALSDAADQAEEAAPGEGADAVVWEELVARTGEESRLNVTFLAFLTIACLLAAVGVLTDSAVTIVGAMVVGPEFGPLAALAVGLVLRRWDLVRLASGALGVGFPLAMVVTLGGALLVRVTDVFGERAFELKQHNEVDFVFSVGVPSLVVAMLAGAAGMLAMTSAKSAALVGVFISVTTVPAAGYAVVAAVAGEWSRCVQSVGQLLVNLLGIVAAAAIVLIVRRNGQRSPVGMRPLSRG, from the coding sequence GTGCTGCACCTCAGGGCCGTGTGCCCGCCGGACAAGACCGCCGAGGCGCTCGACATCCTGCGGGCGCACGCCGGGACAGCGCACCTGATCGTGCACCGCGGCGCCGCCGTGTCGCCGGAAGGCGACCTGGTCGAGGCCGACATCGCGCGGGAAGCGGCGGACGAGATCCTCGAGGCGCTGTGCGTGCTCGAGCTCGACCACACCGGCGGCATCACGCTCGAATCCCTCGACACGGCGCTCTCGGACGCCGCCGACCAGGCGGAAGAGGCCGCGCCCGGTGAAGGCGCGGACGCCGTCGTGTGGGAGGAGCTGGTCGCCCGCACGGGCGAGGAGTCGCGGCTCAACGTGACGTTCCTGGCGTTCCTCACCATCGCCTGCCTCCTGGCGGCGGTCGGTGTGCTGACGGACTCCGCCGTGACGATCGTCGGCGCGATGGTCGTCGGCCCGGAGTTCGGGCCGCTGGCCGCACTGGCGGTGGGGCTGGTGCTGCGCCGCTGGGACCTCGTCCGGCTCGCGAGTGGCGCTCTCGGCGTCGGCTTCCCGCTGGCCATGGTCGTCACGCTCGGCGGCGCGCTGCTGGTGCGCGTCACCGACGTGTTCGGCGAGCGGGCGTTCGAGCTGAAGCAGCACAACGAGGTCGACTTCGTGTTCTCCGTCGGCGTTCCGTCGCTGGTCGTGGCGATGCTCGCCGGCGCGGCCGGGATGCTCGCGATGACGTCGGCGAAGTCGGCGGCGCTCGTGGGCGTCTTCATCTCCGTCACGACGGTGCCGGCCGCCGGGTACGCGGTCGTCGCCGCCGTGGCGGGGGAGTGGAGCCGGTGCGTCCAATCGGTGGGTCAGCTGCTCGTCAACCTTCTCGGAATCGTTGCAGCAGCGGCCATTGTGTTGATCGTGCGCCGGAATGGGCAACGTTCACCGGTGGGGATGCGTCCGCTTTCACGGGGATGA
- a CDS encoding TetR/AcrR family transcriptional regulator, which translates to MSHPNRERADRILDAAGELLLRMGYRKVAVDDIARAVGIGKGTVYLHWRNKELLFQALMMRESADLTDEILGRIEADPAMILPHKMISASFLVTHRRPLVMAMLRGNADMFGSLGDLALRKQQDELRARFEEAMLRRGLIRSDVPNLTYALNAATLGFYLGDTLSDEFDGIPLEGKAEVLAHLIRTAFEPAGEPDPAAVADVAAELSSALEALVSGYRQGIYAHDPARAPG; encoded by the coding sequence ATGAGTCATCCCAACCGCGAACGCGCGGACCGCATCCTGGACGCGGCCGGCGAGCTGCTGCTGCGCATGGGCTACCGGAAGGTGGCGGTCGACGACATCGCGCGCGCGGTCGGCATCGGCAAGGGCACCGTCTACCTGCACTGGCGCAACAAGGAGCTGCTGTTCCAGGCGCTGATGATGCGTGAGTCGGCCGACCTGACCGACGAGATCCTGGGCCGGATCGAGGCCGACCCGGCGATGATCCTGCCGCACAAGATGATCTCGGCGTCGTTCCTCGTCACCCACCGGCGGCCGCTGGTGATGGCGATGCTGCGCGGCAACGCCGACATGTTCGGCTCGCTCGGCGACCTCGCCCTGCGCAAGCAGCAGGACGAGCTGCGCGCGCGGTTCGAGGAGGCGATGCTCCGGCGCGGACTGATCCGCTCGGACGTCCCGAACCTCACGTACGCGCTCAACGCCGCGACGCTCGGCTTCTACCTGGGCGACACGCTTTCCGACGAGTTCGACGGCATCCCGCTCGAGGGCAAGGCGGAGGTGCTCGCCCACCTGATCCGCACCGCGTTCGAACCGGCCGGGGAGCCCGATCCCGCGGCGGTCGCGGACGTGGCCGCGGAACTGAGCTCGGCGCTCGAGGCGCTCGTCTCGGGCTACCGGCAAGGGATCTACGCACACGATCCCGCCAGGGCACCCGGCTGA
- the aspS gene encoding aspartate--tRNA ligase, which translates to MLRTHNAGTLRAEQAGQTVTLTGWVARRRDHGGVIFIDLRDASGVAQVVFREGEMAERAHALRSEFCVKIVGEVAKRPEGNANAEIPTGEIEVLATQLEVLSESAPLPFPIDDRVDVGEEVRLKHRYLDLRRSGPAAAMRLRSAVSRAAREVLHAQDFVEIETPTLTRSTPEGARDFLVPARLKPGSWYALPQSPQLFKQLLMVGGMERYYQIARCYRDEDFRADRQPEFTQLDIEMSFVEQDDVIKLGEDIVSALWKLIGHEIPRPIPRITYHEAMAKYGSDKPDLRFDLQITDMTEFFADTPFRVFQAPYVGAVVMAGGASQPRRQLDAWQEWAKQRGARGLAYILVNEDGTLGGPVAKNLSETERENVAAAAGAQAGDCIFFSAGKAASTQPLLGAARDEIGKRLGLIDEDAWSFVWVVDAPLFAPVEDIGDDVAVGSGKWTAVHHAFTSPTPEWIEKFESDPGNALAYAYDIVCNGNEIGGGSIRIHQGDVQKRVFSLMGLGEEEAQEKFGFLLDAFAFGPPPHGGIAFGWDRIVMLLAKADSLRDVIAFPKTGGGYDPLTAAPAPITAQQRKEAGIDAKPAAPPQN; encoded by the coding sequence GTGCTCCGCACTCACAACGCCGGCACCCTGCGTGCCGAGCAGGCCGGACAGACCGTCACCCTCACCGGATGGGTGGCCCGGCGGCGCGATCACGGTGGCGTCATCTTCATCGACCTGCGTGATGCCAGCGGCGTCGCCCAGGTAGTCTTCCGCGAGGGCGAGATGGCCGAGCGCGCGCACGCGCTGCGCTCCGAGTTCTGCGTCAAGATCGTCGGCGAGGTCGCGAAGCGCCCCGAGGGCAACGCGAACGCCGAGATCCCCACCGGCGAGATCGAGGTCCTCGCGACCCAGCTCGAGGTGCTGTCGGAGTCCGCGCCGCTGCCGTTCCCGATCGACGACCGCGTCGACGTCGGCGAAGAGGTCCGTCTCAAGCACCGCTACCTCGACCTGCGCCGCAGCGGCCCGGCCGCGGCCATGCGCCTGCGCAGCGCGGTCAGCCGCGCCGCGCGCGAGGTGCTGCACGCCCAGGACTTCGTCGAGATCGAAACCCCGACGTTGACCCGCTCGACCCCCGAAGGCGCGCGCGACTTCCTGGTGCCCGCCCGGCTCAAGCCCGGCTCCTGGTACGCGCTGCCGCAGTCGCCGCAGCTGTTCAAGCAGCTGCTCATGGTGGGCGGTATGGAGCGGTACTACCAGATCGCGCGCTGCTACCGCGACGAAGACTTCCGCGCCGACCGCCAGCCGGAGTTCACCCAGCTCGACATCGAGATGAGCTTCGTCGAGCAGGACGACGTCATCAAGCTCGGCGAGGACATCGTCTCCGCGCTGTGGAAGCTGATCGGGCACGAGATCCCGCGGCCCATCCCGCGCATCACCTACCACGAGGCGATGGCCAAGTACGGCTCGGACAAGCCGGACCTGCGCTTCGACCTCCAGATCACCGACATGACGGAGTTCTTCGCCGACACGCCGTTCCGCGTGTTCCAGGCGCCCTACGTCGGCGCGGTCGTGATGGCCGGCGGCGCGAGCCAGCCGCGTCGTCAGCTCGACGCGTGGCAGGAGTGGGCGAAGCAGCGCGGCGCGCGCGGCCTCGCGTACATCCTCGTCAACGAGGACGGCACGCTCGGCGGCCCGGTCGCGAAGAACCTGTCCGAGACCGAGCGCGAGAACGTCGCGGCCGCGGCGGGCGCCCAGGCCGGCGACTGCATCTTCTTCTCCGCCGGCAAGGCCGCCAGCACGCAGCCGCTGCTCGGCGCCGCGCGCGACGAGATCGGCAAGCGCCTCGGCCTGATCGACGAGGACGCCTGGTCGTTCGTGTGGGTCGTCGACGCCCCGCTGTTCGCGCCGGTCGAGGACATCGGTGACGACGTCGCCGTCGGCTCCGGCAAGTGGACCGCCGTGCACCACGCCTTCACCTCGCCGACGCCGGAGTGGATCGAGAAGTTCGAGTCCGACCCGGGCAACGCGCTCGCCTACGCCTACGACATCGTCTGCAACGGCAACGAGATCGGTGGCGGGTCGATCCGTATCCACCAGGGCGACGTCCAGAAGCGCGTCTTCAGCCTGATGGGCCTCGGCGAGGAGGAGGCGCAGGAGAAGTTCGGCTTCCTGCTCGACGCCTTCGCCTTCGGGCCGCCGCCGCACGGCGGCATCGCGTTCGGCTGGGACCGCATCGTCATGCTGCTGGCCAAGGCCGACTCGCTGCGCGATGTCATCGCGTTCCCGAAGACCGGCGGCGGCTACGACCCGCTGACCGCGGCGCCGGCGCCGATCACGGCGCAGCAGCGCAAGGAGGCCGGCATCGACGCGAAGCCGGCCGCGCCCCCGCAGAACTAG
- a CDS encoding SGNH/GDSL hydrolase family protein, whose protein sequence is MVVGVTVMSVEVTPFPEPSRPALAAVPPLEAAVPALEAVAPPLEAAVPVLKRARRLVVLGDSTAVGLGDPLPKRGGWRGVGPLVAEALGVEADGYLNPAFTGARMRCVLTEQVPAAVAHRPDVALLVAGMNDTLRPDFDAARIAADLTEVIRRLREVKTTVIPVRFHDHSKVFRLPPSLKRALSARVGELNAAIDEVVARERVPCLDLDRLPGAYDLTVWSVDRLHPSELGHRLLADGFTGLLAQAGFDVPEPVSLTCSGGVEPSASGHVGWLVLKGIPWLWRRGREFLPYAAVIMWKSFQGR, encoded by the coding sequence ATGGTCGTGGGCGTGACCGTGATGAGTGTCGAAGTCACTCCGTTCCCCGAACCCTCCCGCCCCGCGCTCGCGGCCGTGCCGCCGCTGGAAGCCGCCGTGCCCGCGTTGGAAGCCGTCGCGCCGCCGCTGGAAGCCGCCGTGCCGGTGCTCAAGCGCGCCCGGCGGCTCGTCGTGCTCGGCGACTCCACCGCCGTCGGGCTCGGGGATCCCCTTCCCAAGCGCGGCGGCTGGCGCGGGGTCGGCCCGCTCGTCGCGGAGGCGCTCGGGGTCGAGGCGGACGGCTACCTCAACCCCGCCTTCACCGGCGCCCGGATGCGGTGCGTGCTCACCGAACAGGTGCCCGCCGCCGTCGCGCATCGGCCCGATGTCGCTCTGCTCGTCGCCGGCATGAACGACACCCTGCGCCCGGACTTCGACGCCGCCCGGATCGCCGCCGACCTCACCGAGGTCATCCGGCGGCTCCGGGAGGTGAAGACCACCGTCATCCCGGTGCGCTTCCACGACCACAGCAAGGTCTTCCGCCTCCCGCCGTCGCTCAAGCGCGCCCTCAGCGCGCGCGTCGGCGAGCTGAACGCCGCCATCGACGAGGTCGTCGCCCGCGAACGCGTGCCCTGCCTCGACCTCGACCGCCTCCCCGGCGCCTACGACCTGACCGTCTGGAGCGTCGACCGGCTGCACCCCTCCGAACTCGGCCACCGCCTGCTCGCGGACGGCTTCACCGGCCTGCTGGCCCAAGCCGGCTTCGACGTTCCCGAGCCGGTGAGCCTCACCTGCAGCGGCGGGGTCGAGCCGAGCGCCTCCGGGCACGTGGGATGGCTGGTGCTCAAGGGAATCCCGTGGCTCTGGCGCCGCGGCCGCGAGTTCCTGCCCTACGCCGCGGTCATCATGTGGAAGTCGTTCCAGGGCCGCTGA
- a CDS encoding metallophosphoesterase family protein, which translates to MNVAVLSDIHGVLPALEAVLAEPDVAAADRIVLLGDLLAGPMPVETLERLRALGSRAVWVRGNADRELAASARGTGKFVPDPIFPWAARQLRPADLPVLDALPLTVTLDGVLFCHATPRDDTEIVLVDSPLERWAEVLKGVSAPMVVCGHTHMPFVRLADRRLVVNPGSVGMPYGARGAHWALLGDGVQLRRTAYDVEEACRFLAARSGYPGIEEWADYFVRNPASDAEALRVFSGPGTTST; encoded by the coding sequence ATGAACGTGGCGGTGCTCTCGGACATCCACGGCGTCCTCCCGGCACTGGAGGCCGTGCTCGCCGAGCCGGATGTCGCGGCGGCGGATCGGATCGTCCTGCTCGGTGACCTGCTCGCGGGCCCGATGCCGGTCGAGACCCTCGAGCGGCTGCGGGCGCTGGGTTCGCGGGCGGTCTGGGTACGGGGCAACGCCGACCGGGAGCTGGCGGCGTCCGCGCGCGGCACCGGGAAGTTCGTCCCGGACCCGATCTTCCCGTGGGCGGCGCGGCAGCTGCGTCCCGCGGATCTGCCGGTGCTCGACGCCCTGCCGCTGACGGTGACGCTCGACGGCGTGCTGTTCTGCCACGCGACCCCGCGGGACGACACGGAAATCGTGCTCGTCGACAGCCCGCTGGAGCGGTGGGCGGAAGTCCTCAAGGGCGTCTCGGCGCCGATGGTCGTGTGCGGCCACACGCACATGCCGTTCGTCCGGCTCGCGGACCGGCGGCTGGTGGTCAACCCGGGCAGCGTCGGAATGCCCTACGGCGCCAGGGGTGCGCACTGGGCCCTGCTCGGCGACGGCGTCCAGCTGCGGCGCACGGCGTACGACGTCGAGGAGGCGTGCCGGTTCCTGGCCGCGCGGTCGGGTTATCCCGGCATCGAGGAGTGGGCGGACTACTTCGTCCGGAACCCGGCGTCGGACGCGGAGGCGTTGCGGGTGTTCAGCGGCCCTGGAACGACTTCCACATGA